A genomic segment from Nicotiana tabacum cultivar K326 chromosome 7, ASM71507v2, whole genome shotgun sequence encodes:
- the LOC107802784 gene encoding F-box protein At1g55000, with translation MGCCCDDDEQLLQPLNPSDIQNSVQIPPSSSSTSVVNGGDTVISPMNSNFSALICHDTLRAILEKLALPDLARAACVCRIWNIVASDREMQTKAFKDPWKIKDVIGDPTSGSFWRDNSLSKFAISHRIVRGDNVASLAVKYSVHVMDIKRLNNMLSDHGIYSRDRLLIPINNSDCLINGTCYIELDIYAKREVAVLYLEGGPDPKLTTMLQRLTSERSKKKVIDSLRRSMQVDGETAQYYFAVSDGDPRSAFSEFSEDLRWEREVGFT, from the exons ATGGGATGTTGCTGTGATGATGACGAACAGCTTCTACAGCCACTGAACCCTTCCGACATCCAAAACTCCGTTCAAATCCCGCCGTCTTCCTCCTCAACCTCCGTCGTGAACGGCGGAGACACCGTGATATCTCCGATGAATTCCAATTTTTCTGCCTTGATATGCCACGACACTCTACGCGCCATCCTCGAGAAACTCGCTCTCCCAGACTTGGCGCGTGCGGCGTGTGTGTGTAGGATCTGGAACATCGTAGCGTCCGATCGTGAAATGCAGACTAAGGCATTTAAGGATCCTTGGAAGATCAAGGACGTCATCGGGGATCCTACCTCCGGTAGTTTCTGGAGGGATAATAGCCTCTCCAAATTCGCCATTTCTCATCGCATCGTCCGTGGTGATAACGTTGCTAGCCTCGCCGTCAAGTACTCCGTCCAT GTCATGGATATAAAGCGCTTGAACAATATGCTGAGTGACCATGGTATATACTCGAGGGACAGGTTACTCATTCCTATTAACAATTCAGACTGCCTCATCAATGGCACTTGCTATATTGAGCTGGATATATATGCAAAAAGGGAAGTGGCAGTTTTGTATCTGGAAGGTGGCCCTGATCCAAAGCTCACTACAATGTTACAAAGATTGACCTCAGAGAGGAGCAAGAAAAAGGTGATCGACTCCCTAAGGAGAAGCATGCAAGTTGATGGTGAAACTGCTCAATATTACTTTGCTGTATCAGATGGTGACCCCCGATCTGCTTTCTCAGAATTCTCTGAGGATCTGAGGTGGGAGAGGGAGGTAGGGTTCACTTAA
- the LOC107802783 gene encoding vacuole membrane protein KMS1-like, with amino-acid sequence MGSLEQEQVVDSELHVDNSASGLLNKHNRELEHLSLTNQPLKTVKFFVLAVLKCLQEFSVNSIVKCSCLVIMLLAAAGGILFLKSGRAYEETLQPVQELLSYLRFGLWWLALGVASSIGLGSGLHTFVLYLGPHIALFTIKSVSCGRVDIKSAPYDTIQLRSGPSWLDKECSEFGPPLFSSRARVPLTSILNQVQLEAILWGIGTALGELPPYFISRAARISGSEGELVEDLDSASKEDSGIISNHLKQIKQWLLSNRQYLNFFTILVLASVPNPLFDLAGIMCGQFGIPFWKFFIATLIGKAIIKTHIQTAFIISVCNNQLLDLIENQLVRVLGLIPGVASLLPNIISKLHVAREKYMAASPSVSNVKAKKWDLSLGSMWNTVVWLMLLNFSAKIVNTTAKSYLREQQEKELAALENNRARG; translated from the exons ATGGGGTCCCTAGAGCAAGAGCAAGTTGTTGATTCTGAGCTTCATGTTGACAACTCTGCTTCTG GACTCCTTAACAAGCATAATAGGGAGCTAGAGCATCTGAGTCTGACGAACCAGCCACTAAAGACAGTGAAATTCTTCGTTTTAGCTGTTCTAAAGTGTCTTCAAGAGTTCTCAGTTAACAGCATAGTCAAGTGCAGTTGTCTTGTGATCATGCTGCTAGCAGCCGCAGGTGggattttgtttttgaaaagtggcAGGGCCTATGAGGAG ACACTGCAGCCGGTTCAGGAGCTTCTCAGCTATCTTCGGTTTGGACTCTGGTGGTTAGCTCTTGGCGTGGCTTCATCAATCGGGCTGG GCTCTGGTCTGCACACTTTCGTCTTGTACTTGGGCCCTCATATCGCTCTATTCACAATAAAATCTGTGAGCTGCGGAAGGGTTGACATAAAGAGTGCTCCATATGATACAATTCAATTACGAAGCGGTCCTTCATGGTTGGATAAGGAATGTTCTGAATTTGGTCCACCATTGTTTTCTTCCCGCGCACGGGTACCATTGACTAGTATACTGAATCAGGTTCAGTTGGAGGCTATATTGTGGGGTATTGGAACAGCTCTTGGAGAGCTTCCTCCTTATTTCATCTCTAGAGCTG CTCGTATCTCTGGTAGCGAAGGGGAACTTGTGGAAGATTTGGATTCTGCTTCAAAAGAAGATAGTGGAATTATCAGCAACCACTTAAAACAGATAAAACAGTGGCTTCTTTCTAACAGACAGTATTTGAATTTCTTCACAATTCTGGTTCTTGCTTCG GTGCCAAATCCTCTGTTTGACCTTGCTGGTATCATGTGTGGCCAATTTGGTATTCCATTTTGGAAATTCTTTATAGCAACACTGATCGGGAAGGCAATTATTAAGACTCACATACAG ACAGCATTTATCATCTCAGTTTGCAACAATCAACTGTTGGACTTGATAGAAAATCAATTAGTTCGGGTGCTTGGTCTCATCCCTGGAGTTGCTTCGCTTCTGCCAAATATCATTTCCAAACTACACGTCGCTAGAGAGAAGTACATGGCAGCATCCCCTTCAGTGTCTAATGTAAAG GCAAAAAAGTGGGATTTGTCGCTTGGTTCAATGTGGAATACTGTTGTGTGGCTCATGCTCCTGAACTTCTCAGCCAAGATTGTAAATACAACTGCCAAGAGCTATCTCAGAGAGCAGCAAGAAAAAGAGTTGGCTGCACTTGAAAATAATCGTGCTAGGGGATAA
- the LOC107802785 gene encoding protein AUXIN RESPONSE 4-like: MMIPNFSFKACTSIILHLICTFEKHKSYFTQITQITPPPLLFVAPIVLLHCKSRIPLLHATTSQLYSSTMAIITEEPDSPTPQKNQKPLKKPNSKPPQSTSPNPTKPTKTTNATTNPLHFWFYFTISVSLITLIFMTLISLYPQDLKTWFLSLPPNLRQHYSKGQNIKVQITPNQPQVEVFTIQEGPSKSFDHVLIVHGLGCSSFGFQKVVNFLGVRGVHAVAIDLPGSGFSDKTIVVEEESVGDGGVLERFRDMYSEIQEKGIFWGFDQLVEQGYVNYEENNKIRVSKRNVVKAIDLGPEEMGKVLGQVIDSMGLSPVDLILHDSALGLSANWVSENRGLLRSVVVLDSATSGTALPLWVLEMPVVRDVVLGFGFAFRRLLGTCCSKSVGDLEAEGHRILLKGRDGRRAVVGMGKSLNCSFALNEWAALDGVKGLPMQVIWSDALSKEWTEEGRQVADAIPQAKFVTHSGGRWPQEHNSEEIAESIYQFVSSLPKSVKQTEEEPVPEHIQKMFDEAQSGDQHHHHGHDGHGHGHEHGHSHGHAHAGYMDAYGLGQGWAM, from the exons ATGATGAtacccaatttctcttttaaagcTTGTACATCCATTATTCTTCACCTGATTTGCACCTTTGAAAAACACAAAAGCTACTTTACACAGATCACACAGATCACACCACCCCCTTTACTTTTCGTCGCACCTATTGTTCTTCTCCATTGCAAATCTCGGATTCCACTCCTTCATGCTACTACCTCTCAGCTCTACTCATCAACAATGGCGATCATAACCGAAGAACCAGACTCACCTACTCCACAGAAGAACCAAAAACCCCTTAAAAAACCCAATTCAAAACCTCCACAATCCACCTCCCCAAATCCCACCAAACCCACAAAAACAACAAATGCAACAACAAACCCACTTCATTTCTGGTTCTATTTCACCATTTCAGTCTCTCTTATAACCCTCATATTCATGACCCTCATTTCTCTTTACCCACAAGACCTTAAAACATGGTTCCTTAGCTTGCCTCCTAACCTACGCCAACACTACTCTAAAGGGCAAAATATCAAAGTTCAAATCACCCCTAACCAGCCACAAGTTGAAGTCTTTACTATCCAAGAAGGACCCTCAAAGTCTTTTGATCATGTACTTATTGTACATGGTCTAGGGTGTAGTTCTTTTGGGTTTCAAAAAGTTGTTAACTTTTTGGGGGTTAGAGGTGTTCATGCTGTTGCTATTGATCTCCCTGGTTCTGGGTTTTCGGATAAGACGATAGTTGTGGAGGAAGAGAGTGTGGGTGATGGTGGGGTTTTAGAGAGGTTTAGGGATATGTATAGTGAAATTCAAGAAAAGGGTATCTTTTGGGGGTTTGATCAGCTCGTTGAGCAGGGATATGTGAACTATGAGGAAAATAATAAGATCAGGGTTTCGAAAAGAAATGTCGTTAAGGCCATTGATTTGGGACCTGAAGAGATGGGAAAAGTGTTAGGTCAAGTGATTGATTCAATGGGATTGTCACCTGTGGATTTGATTTTGCATGATTCTGCATTGGGTTTGAGTGCTAATTGGGTTTCGGAGAACCGGGGATTGCTTAGAAGTGTGGTTGTTCTAGATAGTGCGACGAGTGGAACAGCATTGCCATTGTGGGTGTTGGAAATGCCAGTTGTGAGGGAtgttgttttgggatttggatttgctTTTAGGAGATTACTTGGAACGTGCTGTTCGAAGTCGGTTGGTGACTTGGAGGCTGAGGGTCATAGGATTCTTTTGAAGGGAAGGGATGGAAGAAGAGCTGTTGTTGGGATGGGGAAGAGCCTAAACTGTAGCTTTGCTTTGAATGAATGGGCTGCTTTAGATGGTGTGAAAGGTCTACCAATGCAAGTAATTTGGTCTGATGCCCTGTCCAAAGAGTGGACCGAGGAGGGACGTCAAGTTGCTGATGCAATCCCACAGGCGAAATTTGTCACTCATTCTGGTGGGAGGTGGCCCCAG GAGCATAATTCTGAGGAGATAGCTGAAAGCATCTATCAATTTGTCTCCTCCTTGCCTAAGTCTGTGAAACAAACTGAGGAAGAACCTGTACCTGAACATATCCAGAAGATGTTTGATGAAGCACAGAGTGGTGATCAACACCACCATCATGGTCATGATGGCCATGGCCATGGCCACGAGCATGGTCATAGCCATGGACATGCTCATGCCGGATATATGGATGCATATGGGCTTGGTCAGGGGTGGGCCATGTGA